A genomic window from Aptenodytes patagonicus chromosome 32, bAptPat1.pri.cur, whole genome shotgun sequence includes:
- the CKM gene encoding LOW QUALITY PROTEIN: creatine kinase M-type (The sequence of the model RefSeq protein was modified relative to this genomic sequence to represent the inferred CDS: inserted 5 bases in 4 codons; deleted 4 bases in 4 codons), with amino-acid sequence MPFSNTHNKHKLKFSAEEEFPDLSQHNNHMAKVLTPPLYQRLREKETPSGFTLDDVIQTGVDNPGHPFIMTVGCVAGDEESYEVFKELFDPVIQDRHGGYKPTDKHRTDLNHENLKGGGDLDPKYVLSXRVRTGRSIKGYSLPPHCSRGERRAIEKLSVNALNSLEGEFKGRYYPLKAMTEQEQQQLIDDHFLFDKPVSPLLLASGMXRDWPDGRGTGGAHNDNKTFLVWVNEEDHLRVISMEKGGNMKEVFRRFCVGLKKIEEIFKKAGHPFMWTEHLGYILTCPSNLGTGLXGGVHVRLPKLSQHPKFEEILKRLRLQKRGTGGVDTAAVGAVFDISNADRLGFSEVEQVQMVVDGVKLMVEMEKKLEQNSPLXDMIPAQKIGGTPPPPPPPPPPPRRPQ; translated from the exons ATGCCGTTCAGCAACACCCACAACAAGCACAAGCTGAAGTTCTCGGCGGAGGAGGAGTTCCCCGACCTCTCCCAGCACAACAACCACATGGCCAAGGTCCTCACC CCGCCCCTCTACCAGCGCCTGCGCGAGAAGGAGACCCCCAGCGGCTTCACCCTCGATGATGTCATCCAGACCGGCGTCGACAACCCCG GCCACCCCTTCATCATGACGGTGGGCTGCGTGGCCGGGGACGAGGAGTCCTACGAGGTT TTCAAGGAGCTCTTCGACCCCGTGATCCAGGACCGCCACGGCGGCTACAAACCCACCGACAAGCACCGCACCGACCTCAACCACGAGAACCTCAAG GGCGGGGGTGACCTGGACCCCAAGTACGTGCTGA AGCGGGTGCGCACGGGGCGCAGCATCAAGGGCTACTCCCTGCCCCCCCACTGCAGCCGGGGGGAGCGCCGCGCCATCGAGAAGCTGTCCGTCAACG CCCTGAACAGCTTGGAGGGGGAGTTCAAGGGCCGGTACTACCCGCTGAAGGCCATGacggagcaggagcagcagcagctcatcgACGACCACTTCCTCTTCGACAAGCCGGTCTCGCCCCTGCTGCTGGCCTCGGGCA GCCGCGACTGGCCCGACGGCCGCGGCACTGGTGGGGC GCACAATGACAACAAGACCTTCCTGGTGTGGGTGAACGAGGAGGACCACCTCCGCGTCATCTCCATGGAGAAGGGGGGGAACATGAAGGAGGTGTTCAGGCGCTTCTGTGTCGGCCTCAAGAAG ATCGAGGAGATCTTCAAGAAGGCGGGCCACCCCTTCATGTGGACGGAGCACCTGGGCTACATCCTGACCTGTCCTTCCAAcctggggacggggc gggggggcgtcCACGTCCGCCTGCCCAAGCTCAGCCAGCACCCCAAGTTCGAGGAGATCCTCAAGCGCCTCCGCCTCCAGAAGCGCGGCACAG gcggGGTGGACACGGCGGCCGTGGGCGCCGTCTTCGAC ATCTCCAACGCCGACCGCCTGGGCTTCTCGGAGGTGGAGCAAGTGCAGATGGTGGTGGACGGGGTGAAGCTGATGGTGGAGATG GAGAAGAAGCTGGAGCAGAACAGCCCATT CGACATGATCCCCGCCCAAAAAATAGGGGgcacccccccaccaccaccaccaccccccccccccccaagacggCCTCAATAA